Proteins found in one Lutimonas zeaxanthinifaciens genomic segment:
- a CDS encoding 4Fe-4S dicluster domain-containing protein, which translates to MKYAMVIDTLKCVGCSDCVVACQTENKVPVGYCRDWVTESVNGSYPQLNLELKSERCNQCDNAPCVRCCPTGASHKAEGGIILVTADECIGCGACIASCPYDARFQHPDGYVDKCTFCAHRLKEGQLPACVSVCPTKCMYFGDIEDPTSKVSHLLKSRKYKVLAPEAGTKPNVYYLI; encoded by the coding sequence GGTTGCAGCGATTGCGTCGTTGCATGTCAAACGGAAAACAAGGTTCCTGTTGGGTATTGCCGCGACTGGGTTACAGAATCCGTAAACGGAAGTTATCCTCAGCTCAATTTAGAGCTCAAATCTGAAAGATGTAATCAATGTGACAATGCTCCTTGTGTTCGTTGTTGTCCAACCGGTGCCAGTCATAAAGCAGAGGGAGGAATAATTTTAGTTACAGCTGATGAATGCATTGGCTGTGGTGCATGTATCGCTTCCTGTCCTTATGATGCCAGATTCCAGCACCCTGATGGATATGTTGATAAATGCACTTTTTGTGCTCACCGGCTCAAAGAAGGCCAGCTTCCTGCCTGTGTTTCTGTCTGTCCTACCAAGTGTATGTACTTTGGAGATATTGAAGATCCTACAAGTAAGGTGTCACACCTTCTTAAGTCCAGGAAATATAAAGTTCTCGCCCCCGAAGCCGGAACTAAACCGAATGTTTATTATCTAATCTGA
- the nrfD gene encoding NrfD/PsrC family molybdoenzyme membrane anchor subunit, with amino-acid sequence MQEELFISGRNIPKIDPSLEVWHFPISLYLFLGGMAAGIIFFASLFTILGKENKVQTAIKPAMIIVLFALSIGLIALFYDLTHKLYVWRLYTTIRVESPMSWGAWVLLFVTVASFLWVFSYFSELFPKWSIKTGWLKSFERYLINHRKQLAIILLPLSIILGIYTGILLSAFNARPLWNNAILGPLFLVSGLSTGAACIILFSRDHIERKLFSKIDLALIIIELALIAHMLMGMYAGSAVQLEALDILIRGEYTVMFFVFVIILGLIFPALLESIELLGFKVPVVIPALLILIGGLLFRMVMIEAGQLTRYLY; translated from the coding sequence ATGCAAGAAGAACTTTTCATAAGCGGAAGAAATATACCTAAGATAGATCCATCTCTTGAGGTCTGGCATTTTCCGATATCCCTCTATCTATTTTTAGGCGGCATGGCAGCCGGAATCATTTTCTTTGCTTCGCTTTTTACAATCCTTGGAAAAGAAAACAAAGTGCAAACAGCCATAAAACCCGCTATGATCATCGTGCTATTTGCTCTAAGTATCGGATTAATTGCATTATTTTATGACCTTACCCATAAACTATATGTTTGGAGGCTATATACAACCATAAGAGTTGAATCCCCTATGTCCTGGGGGGCCTGGGTACTTTTGTTTGTCACAGTCGCCAGCTTCTTATGGGTATTCAGCTATTTTTCCGAATTGTTCCCAAAGTGGTCCATCAAAACGGGTTGGCTTAAAAGTTTTGAACGCTACCTGATCAATCACAGAAAACAACTGGCGATCATACTGTTGCCTCTTTCTATAATTCTGGGAATCTACACGGGGATACTGCTGTCTGCATTTAATGCAAGGCCTTTATGGAATAATGCCATTTTAGGGCCTTTGTTTCTTGTTTCGGGCTTGTCAACCGGAGCTGCCTGTATCATTTTATTCTCCCGAGATCATATTGAAAGAAAGCTGTTCAGTAAAATAGACCTTGCTTTAATCATTATTGAACTTGCCCTTATTGCTCATATGCTAATGGGAATGTATGCCGGTTCAGCAGTTCAACTCGAAGCCCTGGACATCCTTATCAGAGGAGAATATACTGTGATGTTCTTTGTTTTTGTCATCATTCTGGGTCTGATTTTTCCTGCCCTGCTGGAAAGTATTGAATTATTAGGTTTTAAAGTTCCTGTGGTCATTCCCGCTTTGTTAATCCTTATTGGAGGATTACTTTTCAGAATGGTCATGATCGAAGCCGGACAGTTAACGAGATATTTATATTAA
- a CDS encoding YeeE/YedE thiosulfate transporter family protein, whose amino-acid sequence MKKAENQNRHIYWNPYFGGFLLGLLILFTFYITGRGLGASGALKSSVVTVVNQVSPEHSETNAYYSKFLKDSNSPMNNWLVFEALGVILGAFLSGALTGRIQWQTQHSPKITARRRLVFALIGGLLFGFGAQIARGCTSGAALSGISMMATAGFISMLTIFGTGYLVAYFFRKNWI is encoded by the coding sequence ATGAAGAAAGCAGAAAATCAAAATCGACATATATACTGGAACCCCTATTTTGGAGGCTTTCTCTTAGGACTGCTTATCCTCTTCACCTTTTATATTACAGGGCGAGGGCTCGGGGCCAGCGGAGCACTTAAAAGCAGTGTAGTTACCGTTGTAAACCAGGTTTCACCGGAACATAGTGAAACTAATGCTTATTACAGTAAGTTTCTTAAAGACTCGAACTCCCCAATGAATAATTGGCTTGTCTTTGAGGCACTTGGTGTTATCCTCGGAGCTTTTCTGTCAGGGGCGCTTACGGGAAGGATTCAATGGCAGACTCAGCATTCTCCTAAAATAACAGCAAGAAGACGCCTTGTATTTGCTTTGATAGGAGGATTACTCTTCGGATTTGGAGCACAAATTGCAAGAGGATGCACAAGTGGTGCCGCATTGAGCGGTATTTCAATGATGGCTACCGCAGGATTTATCAGTATGCTAACCATCTTCGGAACCGGATATCTTGTAGCATATTTTTTTAGAAAAAACTGGATTTAA
- a CDS encoding YeeE/YedE thiosulfate transporter family protein, whose protein sequence is MGPLIPNEIIPVEWNFVLAILIGMAFGYIMEASGFSSSRKLVGVFYGYDFAVLKVFLTACLVSLIGLSYMNYLNWVDLDQLFVQPTYLWAALIGGVIMGVGFLAGGFCPGTSLCAVGIGKIDGIAFTIGLFIGIMIFSELFEWIEPIYEDYNLGHVTLDETIGISREIIIFVFTILAILAFAVSDRIRKRTKKIFY, encoded by the coding sequence ATGGGACCACTTATTCCAAATGAAATAATACCGGTTGAATGGAATTTTGTATTGGCGATTTTGATAGGAATGGCTTTTGGGTATATCATGGAAGCTTCGGGGTTTTCTTCTTCAAGAAAACTAGTTGGAGTTTTTTACGGTTATGATTTTGCTGTTCTAAAGGTATTTTTAACTGCCTGTCTTGTTTCTTTGATTGGCCTGAGTTACATGAATTATCTCAATTGGGTAGATCTGGATCAACTCTTTGTACAACCTACCTATTTGTGGGCGGCACTAATTGGTGGTGTTATAATGGGAGTCGGGTTTCTGGCTGGTGGATTCTGTCCGGGAACAAGCCTCTGTGCCGTTGGAATAGGAAAAATTGACGGAATTGCCTTCACCATAGGACTCTTCATAGGCATCATGATATTCTCTGAATTATTTGAATGGATCGAACCTATTTATGAAGATTATAATCTGGGACACGTTACCCTGGACGAAACCATTGGAATATCAAGGGAGATCATAATTTTCGTGTTTACGATTCTGGCAATTCTTGCCTTTGCTGTTTCAGATCGTATACGAAAACGCACAAAGAAAATATTTTACTAA
- a CDS encoding rhodanese-like domain-containing protein, translated as MSARFKTKRILVKRSYQFLAVLLIILSGGLLLLPEIQKHEGLSPEYYVKNMLSTERYISTDELADRIINEDPALLIIDTRTTEEFKKFSLPNAINIPVSEIFNPGNNLYLDQEVYDIVLYSNDHFFAEEVWMLGNRLGYQRLYVLQGGLNAWFNTIIKPTYPDQTMSNEEFERYNFRKAAGKYFGVATDTIEIITEVKIAPTPKKKVVPKPKKKKRMPEGGC; from the coding sequence ATGTCCGCCAGATTCAAAACAAAAAGAATACTCGTAAAAAGAAGTTATCAATTTCTTGCCGTCCTTTTAATAATTCTATCCGGCGGTCTTCTTCTACTTCCGGAAATTCAAAAACATGAGGGACTAAGTCCGGAATACTATGTTAAAAATATGTTGAGTACCGAGCGGTATATCAGTACAGATGAACTTGCTGACAGAATAATCAATGAAGACCCTGCCCTGCTTATCATTGATACAAGAACCACTGAAGAATTCAAAAAGTTCAGTCTTCCAAATGCTATCAACATACCTGTTTCAGAGATTTTCAATCCGGGAAACAATCTTTATCTGGATCAGGAAGTATATGATATCGTATTGTATTCCAATGATCATTTCTTTGCCGAGGAAGTATGGATGCTCGGCAACAGACTAGGGTATCAAAGATTATATGTACTTCAGGGAGGATTAAATGCCTGGTTCAATACCATCATTAAACCTACCTATCCTGATCAGACCATGTCGAATGAAGAATTTGAAAGGTACAACTTTCGAAAAGCAGCGGGTAAATATTTTGGTGTTGCCACAGATACCATTGAGATCATTACAGAGGTTAAAATAGCTCCAACACCAAAAAAGAAGGTGGTTCCCAAGCCAAAGAAAAAGAAACGTATGCCGGAAGGCGGATGTTAA
- a CDS encoding rhodanese-like domain-containing protein yields the protein MKELEKTRRISISAILFLLVIVIGFITLKKPETFFTKDSEHTLQFLKNHNHVISADSISSMEPGTFVLIDTRSNFEFSKGHMAHAVNIPQNQLLKKEQHDVFNSALANNKRIIIYNETPEMANNSCLLLYQLGFENINLLAVNTYYHDETFKIVDKSVEKPLYDYAQTMKEAKVPPVKKITIEQKTLPQKKKVVTKPKKKKKMPEGGC from the coding sequence ATGAAAGAATTAGAAAAAACCAGGAGAATATCAATATCTGCCATTCTTTTTTTGCTGGTCATTGTCATTGGTTTTATTACCCTCAAAAAGCCAGAAACCTTTTTTACCAAGGATTCCGAACATACCCTTCAGTTCCTGAAGAACCATAACCATGTTATTAGTGCCGATTCGATTTCATCAATGGAACCTGGCACCTTTGTCTTGATTGATACCCGAAGTAATTTTGAATTCTCAAAAGGCCATATGGCACATGCAGTGAATATTCCTCAAAATCAACTTTTGAAAAAAGAACAACATGATGTTTTCAACAGTGCGCTCGCAAATAATAAACGCATCATTATTTACAACGAAACCCCCGAGATGGCAAATAATTCATGCCTGCTGCTATATCAACTTGGTTTTGAGAATATAAATCTATTGGCTGTTAATACCTACTACCACGACGAAACCTTTAAAATTGTCGATAAATCCGTTGAAAAACCCTTGTACGATTATGCGCAGACCATGAAAGAAGCCAAGGTCCCGCCGGTAAAAAAAATAACCATCGAACAAAAAACTTTACCTCAAAAGAAAAAAGTTGTTACAAAACCGAAAAAGAAAAAGAAAATGCCTGAAGGAGGATGCTAA
- a CDS encoding rhodanese-like domain-containing protein: protein MRKLSFILVIMLLPVSILLTGFKATNSNSRTEINPPGEFETLLNYLESNRPFINTEAAPALISADEVKKNLKNPKYQIIDIRSESWFEYGHVKNAVNVHPSQLLNHFENSIVPTDFDKIILVCYSGQSAAYFTSLLRIAGYENVYSMNWGMSSWRVDFAENSWLKNTSDQYISKLETIENEKTVKASKPSINTAKTEGEKILRDRLQKAFETPYKEYIVKSSDVFENPGNYYVVDYTGFESYRKGHIPSAVQYDPQGSLSSSKDLFTLPTDKRILVYGSTGQETAYVVAYLNVLGYDAGNLAYGANSFMHKSLKESNREAFTKKQVNMYPVIE from the coding sequence ATGAGAAAACTATCATTTATTCTCGTAATTATGCTTTTACCTGTCTCGATTCTACTTACAGGGTTTAAAGCGACCAATAGCAATTCCCGAACTGAAATTAATCCCCCTGGTGAATTTGAAACCTTGTTGAATTATCTAGAATCCAACAGGCCATTCATCAATACCGAGGCCGCACCTGCCCTGATTTCGGCTGATGAGGTTAAAAAAAATCTCAAAAATCCGAAATATCAAATTATCGATATCCGAAGTGAAAGCTGGTTTGAATATGGCCATGTAAAGAATGCCGTAAACGTTCATCCATCTCAACTTTTGAATCATTTTGAAAACAGTATAGTTCCTACCGATTTCGACAAAATCATACTCGTTTGTTATTCAGGGCAGTCTGCGGCTTATTTTACAAGTTTACTGAGAATTGCCGGATATGAAAATGTGTATAGCATGAATTGGGGAATGAGCTCCTGGAGAGTTGACTTTGCCGAAAACTCCTGGTTAAAAAACACTTCGGATCAGTATATTTCAAAACTGGAAACCATCGAAAATGAAAAAACTGTAAAAGCTTCAAAGCCTTCAATTAATACCGCAAAAACGGAAGGTGAAAAGATTTTAAGGGATCGTCTTCAAAAAGCTTTTGAAACACCTTACAAAGAGTACATCGTAAAATCAAGTGATGTGTTTGAAAATCCTGGGAACTATTATGTAGTTGATTATACAGGTTTTGAAAGCTATAGAAAGGGTCACATTCCTTCTGCGGTTCAATACGACCCACAGGGATCATTGAGCTCATCAAAAGATCTATTTACACTTCCTACTGACAAGAGAATATTGGTATATGGTTCAACAGGACAGGAAACGGCCTATGTAGTCGCTTATTTAAATGTCTTGGGTTATGACGCTGGAAACCTTGCGTATGGAGCCAACAGTTTTATGCACAAATCCTTAAAAGAAAGCAATCGGGAAGCTTTCACCAAAAAACAAGTGAACATGTACCCGGTAATTGAATAA
- a CDS encoding rhodanese-like domain-containing protein, with product MKKINLFVLALLCIPVLLLSSCDRGDDINPENPILEPAFDVMKRHMLDNELDLGNILSGPGGEVKFVAGAPAEADLEAFLNKYTILDIRTPEAFNSGHIQGAKNISFADLLKEGDAASKRILVVCYTGQTACFATSLLRLAGHSDAQALKWGMSGWNAETSGPWNSNTGDEAKGHTNWAAHSAPSKITYEDPFIDIYSSDGGDILRQRIEAVVAGGFKTAKGTDVLNNPGNYFINNYFSDTDYGNFGHIQDAFRIKEELKLEGNGTNYLNPENTAKVITYCYTGQTSAVITAWLQVLGYDAYSMTFGMNGIYHSNPAWGPNQWGVGSSVPKNLPLIKN from the coding sequence ATGAAAAAAATAAATTTATTTGTCTTAGCATTGTTATGTATACCGGTCTTGCTGCTCAGCTCCTGTGACAGAGGTGACGACATTAATCCGGAAAATCCTATCCTGGAACCAGCATTTGATGTCATGAAAAGACATATGCTCGATAATGAACTAGATCTTGGCAATATTTTGAGTGGACCTGGAGGCGAGGTTAAATTCGTTGCAGGCGCACCCGCCGAGGCTGATTTAGAAGCTTTTCTTAACAAGTATACCATCTTGGATATAAGAACACCGGAAGCCTTTAATTCAGGGCACATTCAGGGCGCCAAAAATATCTCATTCGCAGATCTTTTAAAAGAAGGAGATGCCGCTTCCAAAAGAATTCTTGTTGTTTGCTATACTGGTCAAACCGCTTGTTTTGCTACTTCATTATTACGTCTTGCCGGACATAGTGATGCTCAGGCTCTTAAATGGGGTATGTCAGGCTGGAATGCTGAGACTTCAGGCCCATGGAATTCAAATACAGGAGACGAAGCGAAAGGACATACGAACTGGGCGGCTCACAGTGCACCTTCAAAAATTACATATGAAGATCCATTCATCGATATATATTCTTCAGATGGCGGAGATATTTTAAGACAGAGAATTGAGGCAGTAGTTGCCGGTGGATTTAAAACAGCGAAAGGAACCGATGTCTTGAACAATCCCGGAAATTACTTTATCAATAATTATTTCAGTGATACAGACTATGGAAACTTCGGTCATATCCAGGATGCATTCAGGATCAAAGAGGAACTAAAACTTGAAGGAAATGGAACCAACTATTTAAATCCGGAAAATACTGCAAAAGTGATCACGTATTGTTACACAGGCCAAACCTCTGCAGTGATAACTGCCTGGCTGCAAGTACTTGGTTATGATGCCTATAGTATGACCTTTGGAATGAATGGCATTTACCATTCCAATCCTGCGTGGGGACCAAATCAGTGGGGTGTAGGATCGTCAGTTCCTAAGAACTTACCATTGATCAAAAATTAA
- a CDS encoding porin produces MKNIISIFIVLVLVMLSTQVNAQGCDAEDPNDTIAPPKIKLFGFIQPEYNYTFSDPAESTFKFRRARIGVRGRLFEDFTYYFMLETSPFINGGNEGRAYLMDAFVTWDKYNWARIAVGSYKQPFGLEVQTACNALITIDRAIVSDQLVVPQRDYGISVWGGNVNTRLNYAVALMNGKGLLTTDNNNKKDIVGRVTYKLFDFVTVGGSFRYGYPKLNNDEDSRTTYGGEILFDINNLHIQGEYIYDEGAYDPGADAGCGGEPLALGEKRDGAYGMIWYDTKWNLQPVFKYEFFDQDLDLKDVPYRYSERMTLGLNYYFNKAVRLQVNYQANIETVLNQDNDKFLAQIQVVF; encoded by the coding sequence ATGAAAAACATCATATCGATTTTCATCGTATTAGTCCTCGTTATGCTCAGCACTCAGGTGAATGCACAGGGTTGTGACGCTGAGGATCCCAATGACACAATTGCACCGCCTAAAATCAAATTATTCGGTTTTATTCAGCCCGAATACAATTATACCTTCTCTGACCCCGCTGAAAGCACTTTTAAGTTCAGAAGAGCAAGAATAGGTGTAAGAGGTCGATTGTTCGAAGATTTTACTTATTATTTCATGCTGGAAACAAGTCCATTTATTAATGGTGGAAATGAAGGAAGAGCATACCTGATGGATGCCTTTGTTACCTGGGATAAATACAATTGGGCACGAATCGCAGTAGGATCTTACAAGCAACCCTTTGGTCTTGAAGTTCAAACCGCATGTAACGCGTTAATTACCATTGACCGTGCCATAGTTTCAGACCAGCTTGTTGTTCCTCAACGAGATTATGGTATCTCTGTCTGGGGTGGTAATGTGAATACCCGACTAAATTATGCAGTTGCCCTTATGAATGGTAAGGGATTACTCACAACAGATAACAACAATAAAAAGGATATCGTTGGGCGCGTAACCTACAAGCTTTTTGATTTTGTTACCGTTGGAGGTAGTTTCAGATATGGTTACCCAAAGCTTAACAACGACGAAGACAGTAGAACCACTTATGGAGGGGAAATCCTTTTTGACATCAATAATCTTCATATACAAGGGGAATATATCTATGACGAGGGTGCTTATGACCCCGGAGCAGATGCCGGCTGTGGAGGTGAACCACTTGCCTTGGGAGAAAAAAGAGACGGAGCTTATGGCATGATCTGGTATGATACCAAGTGGAACCTGCAACCTGTTTTTAAATATGAGTTCTTTGATCAGGATCTTGACCTTAAGGATGTTCCTTATCGTTACAGTGAAAGAATGACTCTAGGCCTTAATTATTACTTTAACAAAGCCGTTCGGTTACAAGTGAATTATCAGGCCAATATTGAAACTGTACTTAATCAAGATAATGATAAATTCTTGGCACAAATTCAAGTAGTTTTCTAA
- a CDS encoding Crp/Fnr family transcriptional regulator: MNTQELILREKIGEYYGSIFEKELVEEIVKVGFIDKYKHGEILVDIGEKMTHIPLILNGAVKIIRKESEGEELVLYFLEKGDTCAISFINCINRKESIFRAVVENDTEAIFLPVEYIDDWLAQFKTWRHYIIDSYHFRLIEMVESIDGLAFMNMNQRLMKYLGDKAKINQDVNLDITHQEIADDLNTSRVVVTRLLKQLHNEGKVYSTRNKVQVLEL, from the coding sequence ATGAACACACAGGAATTAATATTACGAGAAAAAATCGGTGAATATTACGGCTCAATTTTCGAAAAAGAACTCGTAGAAGAAATCGTAAAGGTTGGATTTATCGACAAATATAAACATGGTGAAATCCTTGTGGATATTGGTGAGAAAATGACGCATATACCACTGATCCTTAACGGAGCTGTAAAAATTATCAGAAAAGAAAGTGAAGGAGAGGAACTCGTTTTATATTTTCTTGAAAAAGGTGATACTTGTGCTATTTCATTTATTAATTGCATCAATAGAAAGGAAAGTATTTTTAGAGCGGTTGTTGAAAATGATACAGAAGCCATTTTTTTACCCGTAGAATATATAGATGACTGGCTTGCCCAATTTAAAACATGGAGACATTATATTATTGACAGTTATCACTTTCGACTCATCGAAATGGTCGAATCAATAGACGGACTTGCTTTTATGAATATGAATCAGCGGCTCATGAAGTATCTTGGAGACAAGGCTAAAATCAATCAGGATGTAAATCTTGATATCACACATCAGGAAATTGCCGACGACCTGAATACATCAAGAGTGGTCGTTACCCGTTTACTGAAGCAGTTGCACAATGAAGGGAAAGTTTATTCCACAAGAAATAAGGTTCAGGTTCTGGAACTATAA
- the ligA gene encoding NAD-dependent DNA ligase LigA yields MTPVEKKINELREELRQHNYNYYVLDQPTISDYEFDTKLKELQELEKNHPEYEDHNSPTQRVGGEITKNFQTVTHKNRMYSLDNSYSKEDILDWEKRIQRILGDVDLEFTCELKYDGASINLSYENDRFVRAVTRGDGFMGDDVTANIKTIRSIPLVLKNGKLNSFDIRGEIILPLDGFEKMNRERIEAGEDPYRNPRNTASGSLKLQDSAEVATRPLDCLLYQVVVADNPFKTHFETLKYAKSLGFKIPKTIRICKNVEEIMDFLNLWDTKRHELPYETDGVVIKVNSLHFQEELGYTSKSPRWALAYKFKAEQASTILNEVTYQVGRTGAITPVANLEPVELAGTIVKRASLHNADQIEKIDLHLKDRVYVEKGGEIIPKIVGVDLDSRAPDALSVQYITHCPDCGTELVRKEGDAKHFCPNEFGCPTQITGRIQHFVSRKAMNIDGIGAESVELLFKNDLIHNFADLYELRMEQVVPLERMAEKSALNLINGIEASKNIPFEKVLFALGIRFVGETVAKKLARHYKSIDALMAASFEELVEVDEIGEKIAESISLFFDNEGNQILIDRLKNYGLQLSMDESELAGQTELLKGKVFVVSGVFEIMSRNELKKSIEDNGGKVTGSISKKTNFVIAGANMGPSKKTKAESLGIPIISEQEYLDMLLDNLWL; encoded by the coding sequence ATGACTCCAGTAGAAAAGAAGATCAATGAATTAAGAGAAGAACTCCGACAACATAATTATAACTATTATGTTCTTGATCAGCCAACTATATCAGATTATGAGTTTGATACAAAATTGAAAGAACTTCAGGAACTGGAAAAAAATCATCCCGAATATGAGGATCATAACTCTCCTACGCAAAGGGTGGGAGGTGAGATTACCAAAAATTTTCAAACGGTTACTCACAAGAACAGGATGTATTCACTTGATAATTCTTACTCCAAGGAAGATATACTTGACTGGGAGAAGAGAATTCAGCGGATTTTGGGAGATGTGGACCTGGAATTTACTTGTGAATTGAAGTATGACGGGGCATCGATCAATCTCAGTTATGAAAATGACCGATTTGTACGGGCTGTTACAAGAGGAGATGGTTTTATGGGAGATGATGTTACTGCCAATATTAAAACCATTCGCTCCATTCCTCTTGTTTTAAAGAATGGTAAACTAAATTCATTTGATATCCGGGGAGAGATTATACTTCCACTTGATGGATTTGAAAAAATGAATAGAGAAAGAATCGAAGCGGGAGAAGACCCTTACAGAAACCCCAGGAACACTGCCAGTGGTAGTTTGAAACTTCAGGACAGCGCGGAGGTAGCTACCAGGCCCCTCGATTGTTTGTTATATCAGGTCGTTGTGGCGGATAACCCCTTCAAAACTCATTTTGAGACTTTAAAATATGCGAAATCACTTGGTTTTAAAATACCAAAGACGATACGTATTTGTAAGAATGTAGAAGAAATAATGGATTTTCTTAACCTGTGGGATACAAAAAGACATGAATTGCCCTACGAAACTGACGGGGTGGTTATAAAGGTGAACTCTCTGCATTTTCAGGAAGAGCTGGGGTATACCTCTAAATCGCCTCGCTGGGCCCTTGCCTATAAGTTTAAGGCCGAACAAGCCAGTACAATTTTGAATGAAGTCACCTATCAGGTAGGAAGAACAGGGGCAATAACTCCTGTTGCGAATCTTGAGCCAGTTGAATTGGCAGGTACTATTGTTAAACGTGCCTCTTTGCATAATGCAGATCAAATTGAAAAAATAGATCTTCATTTGAAAGACAGGGTTTATGTGGAGAAAGGAGGCGAGATCATTCCGAAAATTGTCGGCGTGGACCTGGATTCCAGAGCGCCTGATGCCCTTTCGGTTCAGTATATAACGCATTGTCCGGATTGTGGTACCGAGCTTGTGAGAAAAGAAGGTGATGCCAAACATTTCTGTCCGAACGAATTTGGGTGCCCAACGCAGATAACGGGCCGGATTCAGCATTTTGTAAGTCGCAAGGCAATGAATATTGATGGTATCGGGGCAGAATCAGTTGAGTTATTGTTTAAAAATGATCTGATTCACAACTTTGCTGATTTGTATGAGTTGAGGATGGAACAGGTTGTTCCTCTTGAAAGGATGGCCGAAAAATCAGCCCTAAATCTTATCAATGGAATTGAGGCATCAAAAAATATTCCTTTTGAAAAAGTGTTGTTTGCTCTTGGAATTCGATTCGTGGGAGAGACCGTGGCCAAGAAGCTGGCAAGACATTATAAATCTATTGATGCCCTGATGGCCGCGAGCTTTGAAGAGCTGGTTGAGGTAGATGAAATAGGAGAGAAGATTGCTGAGAGTATTTCATTGTTTTTTGATAATGAAGGGAACCAAATCCTGATAGACAGACTAAAGAATTACGGATTACAGTTATCTATGGACGAGTCTGAATTGGCGGGTCAGACTGAATTATTAAAGGGTAAGGTGTTTGTGGTTTCAGGGGTTTTTGAGATCATGTCCCGAAATGAATTAAAAAAATCCATTGAGGATAATGGAGGAAAAGTTACGGGTTCGATTTCCAAGAAAACGAATTTTGTTATAGCCGGTGCCAACATGGGGCCAAGCAAAAAAACCAAAGCCGAGAGTCTTGGAATCCCAATTATATCAGAGCAGGAATATCTGGATATGCTTTTAGATAATTTATGGCTCTAA